From the Mahella australiensis 50-1 BON genome, the window GCAGAGGTGTGGGGCTTGATGTGGTCAAGACTAAGATCGAATCTTTGGGTGGAACGGTCGATGTGAGAAGCGAACTCCGAAAGGGCACGCGCTTTATCATAAGGATGCCGCTAACCTTATCTATTATTCAAGCATTGCTGGTTATGGTGGGATCTGAGATATATGCCATACCTCTTAATTCTATAATTGAAATAATAGATGTAAATGCTGCTGATATAAAAAGCATAAGGCGCCAGCAGGAGGTCATAGACTTCCGATCATCCCTTATACCATTTGTGCGCCTGAAACAAGTGTTAAATGTACTGGATGATGAACAGGATGTCCATGGCACTATCACCACGGTGATAGTCAGAAAAGGTGATAAAATTGCAGGATTTGCAGTAGATACTTTAATAGACCAGGAAGATATAGTCATAAAGCCATTGGGCAAATACCTTTCGCACATAAAGAGCATATCGGGTGCTACTATACTGGGCAATGGGCAAATAGCCTTTATCCTAGATATAAATCATTTGCTTTAAGAATGGGAGTGATAGAAATGGCAGAGCAGTTTGTGATATTCAGCATTGGCCCAGAAAATTATGGATTAGATGTCACTATGGTTTCATCTATAGAACGCATATTGCCTATAACCAGAATGCCATATGCTGAAGATTTTGTTATAGGCGTTATGAATCTGCGCGGTGATATCATACCGGTTATAGACATGCATAGGCGACTTGGTATGGATGAAATTGAAGATACAGAGACCAGCCGGATCATAATAATACAGTATAAGGATTATGTCGTGGGGTTGAAGGTTGATGCCGTATCCAATGTAACGTATTTTGATACAGATAAAATTCAGCCGTTCGATGAAATTTCCTCTGCTGACAGAAACCAATATTTTGATCGTGTCATATATGATGGCGCTGATATGATATTGATACCAGATATATCTAGGTTGCTCAATATATCTGAGGATTGAAAGGAGGGAATATTGATATATGGTCGATATCGATGGGCTTAATTCGTTTGAAATAGATGTATTAAGGGAAATAGGCAATATAGGCGCCGGCAATGCGGCCACAGCGCTTGCCAAAATGCTTTCCAAAAAGGTAAATATGCATGTGCCGGAAGTCAGAATAATGGATTTTAAGAATGTCCCCGATGTGCTCGGCGGTGCAGAACAGCCTGTAATGGGCGTTTATCTGAATTTTGAGGGCGATGTGGAAGGAAGTGTATTGTTGGTAATGGATGAAGCATCGGCCCATATATTGATAGATATGATGATGGGCAGGCCTATCGATACTAACCGTCCGTTGAATGATATAGACCTCTCGGCTGTGCAAGAATTAGGCAATATATTGACCAGCTCGTACCTTGGAGCTTTGTCTACGCTGGCAAAACTCGATGTCAGGCCATCTATCCCATGTTTAGCTATAGATATGGCTGGCGCGATATTGAGCGTACCTGCTGTAGAGTTCGGGATGACGAGCGATAAGGTGTTATTTATAGAAACGGAATTTATCGAAGGCTCTGATAATGTGCGCGTGTATTTTTTCCTCGTGCCCGATGTCGATTCTTACGATACCATATTAAAAGCATTGGGGGTTATACAATAAATTATGCCCCAATTAATAAAGGTTGGTATGGCTGATCTGAATATAGCATTGTACCCGGATGTATTGACCACCATAGGATTGGGTTCATGCGTTGGAATTGCGCTATACGATAAGATAAATAAGATAGGAGGATTGGCGCATATCATGTTGCCATCCAGTAAGGATATAAAGAATAATTCTAATAAAGCCAAATTCGCGGATACAGCCATCGTAAGTTTATTGACGATGATGCTGGAAAATAAAGCGGATAAGAAAAACATAGTATGTAAATTGGCTGGAGGGGCTCAGATGTTTGCTCTTAAAAACGGTTCTGGCAACAATGATATACTGAATATAGGTGTACGCAATGTAGCGGCAGTTAAGAAGGTTTTAGAAGAACTTAAAATACCTATAATAGCCGAAGATACAGGTGGAAATTTTGGCCGCACTATAGAATTATATACTGAGGATGGCGGATTGATGGTAAAGACTATAGGGCATGGAACCAAGATAATATGATATTGAAGCAAGGGCTATGAAAATGGATGAAAAAAATATACCTATAGATAAATTATGGCAGGAATATAAAAAAACATCGAGTATAGAGTATCGAAATAAATTAGCTGAGCATTATGCGCCAATGATAAAATATATTGCTTCCAGGCTGATGGTATATAATACGGGTGATGATTTGGATGACCTTATAGGGTACGGGGTTTTCGGCCTTCTGGATGCTATAGAGCGATATGATCCTTCGCGCGACGTTAAATTTGAAACGTACGCTTCTCATAGGATAAGGGGTGCTATAATAGACAATTTGCGTAAAAAGGACGTAATTCCAAGGAGCGTGCGCGATAAGGTAAAGCATTTAGACGCGGTTTATAAGCAATTAGAGGCAACTTCTGATAAACCGGTTTCGGATGAGGATGTATGCCGTTATTTAGGAATATCGATCGAACAACTCGATGCCCTCTATGCTGATATCAATAGATTCAATTGCATATCCCTGGATGAAATATTTGTAGATGAATGGAACATAGGTGACACCGAAAGCTCGGAAAGTGTTTACGATAGGATAGAGCTTAAGCAGGTACTGAGTGAAGCTGTTTCCAAGCTGTCGGATAGGGAGAAACAGTTGCTGCAGTTGTATTATTACGATGGCCTGACATTAAAAGAAATCGGCAAAGTATTAGGAATATCGGAATCAAGGGTGTCCCAGCTTCACACTAAAGCTTTGCTTCAGTTGAGAAGTAGATTGCGCAAAATGCAGTTTATTGCTGGATAAATTCAATAATTTAGGATGAGGGATAACTATGATGCAGCAGGATTATATAACAGTGGAGGCTGATACGTATGAAGAAGCTGTCAGCCAAGCGCTTAAAATGTTGGATAAAAGCGCCGAAGAAGTGGAGATCGAGATTTTGGATCAGCCTAAAAAAATCCTTAATACAACAATCCGTCCATGTAAAATCAAGGTTAGAATTCGAGACACCGATAAGAGGGCTGAGTCTATAGACGGAAGCTTTACGCTTGAATATAAAAAAGATGGCGTCTACCTCACAGTAAATCCGCCTATGGGGGAGGGCAAACCTGTAGATGAGAGGATTATAGTAGATAAGATCAAGCGAAAGAACGTTGAGCAAATAGATAATAAAGCGGTATTTTCAGCTATTTATACGGCTGATGGTATCCCTGTAAAAATAGCGCCGCCACAAGACGAACATCCTGTAGATGCCGAGGTTGATATTTCAGTTTCTCGAGATGCTATGGAGGCATACATGTGTATCTTACCAGAGGATGGAGGCAAGCCATGTGACATAGATGTGGCAGGGAAAGCAATCGATAAAGCTGGAGTAAAATATGGTATAAATTGGGATGCGATAGGGTCAGCTTTGCAACAAGGTCTTTTCAATCAGAATATCTTGATAGCCAAAGGCGTTGAGCCAATAAATGGACAAAATGGATATATAGAATACACTGTACAATTAAATGCCGATGCAAAGCCTAGGATATTAGAAGATGGAACTGTGGATTATAAACACTTAGACTTAATCAAAAATGTCAGAAAAGGAGATGTGTTGGCAAAACGGATACCGCCTACATTGGGGATACCGGGGCGGACTGTGTTGGATAAAGAAATACCGGCAAAGGATGGCAAGCCCGTTAATCTTTCGGGTGGTAAAAATACAGAGTTATCAGATGATGGCAATACATTAATAGCATCCATAGACGGACAGGTAGTGATGAAAGATGGCAAAATAAGTGTGCTGCCGGCGTACGAGGTGTCGGCTGATGTGGATAATTCTACCGGTGATATCGAATTTGTTGGTAATGTAAAAATAAAAGGCAATGTCCGCACGGGGTTTACAATTAAAGCTGCAGGGGATGTTGAAGTAATGGGTGTAGTAGAGGGCGCGACTATAATATCCGATGGCAGCATAGTATTGAGGAGCGGCGTGCAGGGTATGAATAAAGCGGTGCTGAAAGCAGATGCCGATATAATAGCGCGCTTTGTGGAAAATGCTCATCTCGAAGCAGGGCATGATGTGGTTGCCGATGCTATAATGCATAGCTATATAAAAGCAGGGAATTCGGTTACAGCCGATGGTCGGCGCGGCTTGATAGTGGGTGGCAATATAAAAGCGGCCATGGCGATAAATGCGAGGAACATAGGATCTTTCATGGCTACGGCCACAGAGTTGGAAGTTGGTATTGACCCGGGATTGAGGGAGCGGTATAATCAAATCAGTGTTAAATTGGAAGAGCTGGACCGTCAGTTAAAAAATTACGATAAAGACATACAGGCACTTACTAAAATGGAGGCTCGTGGCGGATTACCGGCAGAGAGGCAGCGCTTAAAAATTGTCCGTATACAAAATAAAATTAAATTAGTGCAGGAGATAGCTGAATATAAAACACAGTTAGTTGAAATAGAAGAGCAGCTGGAGCAACTGTCAAATGGCACAGTAAATGTAAAAGATACTATTTTTCCAGGCGTTAAGATAACTATAGGTTCGTCTGTGCTTAATATAATGAAAGAGTTCCATTACGCGACTTTTAAACGAGAACGCGGAGAGGTAGTGATGGTGGCTTATGAGAAGAGAGGAGGCTGACGATAGTTATGGATGTTCGCCCTATAGAGATGCTTCATGTTATCAATAAGTCTGCCGAGGTATCAAGGATACAGAGCAATGACCAGCATAGGTATATAAATATGCAACAATATATGGCCGAAGAGGCTAAAATACAATTGGAGCATCGGATGGCGGAGGTAAATTATCCAGAACAGGCATATGCTGATAACAATATATCGGAAGATGACCAAAACAAAAGCCAGTATCAGCCAAACAGAAATCGGAATGAAGATAAAGAAGGAAACGATAAAGAAAAAGAAGATGTAATACGACCGTCCGGTTCGGTTATCGATATTATGATATAAAGGTATTCACCATGTATATAGTATTATTAATAGGGTTGATTTTTATCATATGCTCCATACCTCTGCTTAAGCGCGATATATCCGTTATTGAAAAATATTCGATCGATATAGAGAACAGCAAGCGCGAACTAGCTGAATTAAAAGAGTTGAAATATAATATACTGGCGGAACTGGAAGATATGCTTGCAGAAAATGACATTGACAATTTGTCAAGTGATATCGTTAGACTTGCTGATAGCGGATATACTGTCAGCGATATAGCGCGACAGTTAGGCAGAGGTATAGGAGAGGTGCAGATTATGCTGCGCGTAGGGCAAATGCGCCGCCAGAAAAGAGATGATACCTCGTCATGAAACGGATATTTTGGGGCAGCCTTGTATTAGGTATGGGCATAGGTATTTTTATTACGGCGCTATTGGCTATTGTATGGTTTGACGGTCAAGCTGTTGATGATGCATTATCCGACCAACAGATAATGGAAAAAGCTAAAGCGCTCGGCATGATAGATCCCACAGAGGGCAGTTATAAGCAAAGTATAACCGCAGATGGAAAGACGCATGCGGAAACCGAAACAGGATCTTCTTCGCAAGAAGGCTTTGTGGTATTGACTGTAAACAAGGGTATGACTGTATCCGATGTGGCCGGTATATTGAGAGATACTGGTGTTATATCCGATGACGATACTTTTATAGATGAGGTGCGTAAAGCGGAT encodes:
- a CDS encoding chemotaxis protein CheW; the protein is MAEQFVIFSIGPENYGLDVTMVSSIERILPITRMPYAEDFVIGVMNLRGDIIPVIDMHRRLGMDEIEDTETSRIIIIQYKDYVVGLKVDAVSNVTYFDTDKIQPFDEISSADRNQYFDRVIYDGADMILIPDISRLLNISED
- a CDS encoding chemotaxis protein CheC — translated: MVDIDGLNSFEIDVLREIGNIGAGNAATALAKMLSKKVNMHVPEVRIMDFKNVPDVLGGAEQPVMGVYLNFEGDVEGSVLLVMDEASAHILIDMMMGRPIDTNRPLNDIDLSAVQELGNILTSSYLGALSTLAKLDVRPSIPCLAIDMAGAILSVPAVEFGMTSDKVLFIETEFIEGSDNVRVYFFLVPDVDSYDTILKALGVIQ
- a CDS encoding chemotaxis protein CheD (catalyzes the conversion of glutamine residues to glutamate on methyl-accepting chemotaxis receptors); this translates as MMPQLIKVGMADLNIALYPDVLTTIGLGSCVGIALYDKINKIGGLAHIMLPSSKDIKNNSNKAKFADTAIVSLLTMMLENKADKKNIVCKLAGGAQMFALKNGSGNNDILNIGVRNVAAVKKVLEELKIPIIAEDTGGNFGRTIELYTEDGGLMVKTIGHGTKII
- a CDS encoding sigma-70 family RNA polymerase sigma factor; its protein translation is MDEKNIPIDKLWQEYKKTSSIEYRNKLAEHYAPMIKYIASRLMVYNTGDDLDDLIGYGVFGLLDAIERYDPSRDVKFETYASHRIRGAIIDNLRKKDVIPRSVRDKVKHLDAVYKQLEATSDKPVSDEDVCRYLGISIEQLDALYADINRFNCISLDEIFVDEWNIGDTESSESVYDRIELKQVLSEAVSKLSDREKQLLQLYYYDGLTLKEIGKVLGISESRVSQLHTKALLQLRSRLRKMQFIAG
- a CDS encoding FapA family protein, which codes for MMQQDYITVEADTYEEAVSQALKMLDKSAEEVEIEILDQPKKILNTTIRPCKIKVRIRDTDKRAESIDGSFTLEYKKDGVYLTVNPPMGEGKPVDERIIVDKIKRKNVEQIDNKAVFSAIYTADGIPVKIAPPQDEHPVDAEVDISVSRDAMEAYMCILPEDGGKPCDIDVAGKAIDKAGVKYGINWDAIGSALQQGLFNQNILIAKGVEPINGQNGYIEYTVQLNADAKPRILEDGTVDYKHLDLIKNVRKGDVLAKRIPPTLGIPGRTVLDKEIPAKDGKPVNLSGGKNTELSDDGNTLIASIDGQVVMKDGKISVLPAYEVSADVDNSTGDIEFVGNVKIKGNVRTGFTIKAAGDVEVMGVVEGATIISDGSIVLRSGVQGMNKAVLKADADIIARFVENAHLEAGHDVVADAIMHSYIKAGNSVTADGRRGLIVGGNIKAAMAINARNIGSFMATATELEVGIDPGLRERYNQISVKLEELDRQLKNYDKDIQALTKMEARGGLPAERQRLKIVRIQNKIKLVQEIAEYKTQLVEIEEQLEQLSNGTVNVKDTIFPGVKITIGSSVLNIMKEFHYATFKRERGEVVMVAYEKRGG
- a CDS encoding DUF6115 domain-containing protein, which produces MYIVLLIGLIFIICSIPLLKRDISVIEKYSIDIENSKRELAELKELKYNILAELEDMLAENDIDNLSSDIVRLADSGYTVSDIARQLGRGIGEVQIMLRVGQMRRQKRDDTSS
- a CDS encoding aminodeoxychorismate lyase gives rise to the protein MKRIFWGSLVLGMGIGIFITALLAIVWFDGQAVDDALSDQQIMEKAKALGMIDPTEGSYKQSITADGKTHAETETGSSSQEGFVVLTVNKGMTVSDVAGILRDTGVISDDDTFIDEVRKADLITKLQPGIFKIKKGSTTDEIIRLLFKK